A genomic segment from Dasypus novemcinctus isolate mDasNov1 chromosome X, mDasNov1.1.hap2, whole genome shotgun sequence encodes:
- the PLXNB3 gene encoding plexin-B3 isoform X5 yields the protein MAARLPLLLLSLLPPPPPALARRFSAPNTTFNRLALAPGPGSLYVGAVNRLFQLSPELQLQAVAVTGPVLDSPDCVPFRDPAECPHARLMDNANQLLLVSGGTRELVACGQVRQGVCEKRRLEDVAEVLYQAEDPGDGQFVAANVPGVATVGLVVPGPGRDLLLVARGLAGKLSGGVPPLAVRQLAGPQPFSSEGLGRLVVGDFADYNNSYVGAFATARSAYFVFRRRGARAQTEYRSYVARVCLGDANLYSYVEVPLACRGQGLIQAAFLGPGALLGAFAAGPGEARAALCAFPLAELDGSMEQARRLCYTAGGRGPSGAEEATVEYGVTSRCVTLPPDSPESYPCGDEHTPSPIAGRRPLEAEPLLWLRQPISAVAALQADGHTLAFLGDTQGQLHKVFLNGSRGQVYHSQQVGPAGSAISADLLVDGGGGHLYVLTAQQVARVPVAACPQFPDCASCLQARDPLCGWCVLQGRCTRKGQCERAAQPAQWLWSYGGDSRCLHIQTLQPAHHPRQEQGEVTLSVPRLPSLALDEYFHCAFGDYESLAQVEGPQVACVTPPHDQVPPNPPGTDHVTVPLTLMFEDVAVATANFSFYDCGAVQALDVAAPCRACVGSLWRCHWCPQSSQCVHGGHCPEGERTVYSTQEVDTQLRGPEACPRVEGLAGPALVPVGWESRLALRVQNLQHFLGRPAPYHCWLELPGKPQKLPAVLEESAGDAGLIHCEARQFRPSTSQRELPVPIYVTRGEVQRLDNAAPLRVTLYDCAVGHPDCSHCQAANGSLGCVWCSHGQPACRYGPLCPPGAAEPVCPTPSIHSIEPLTGPPEGGLALTILGSNLGRDFADVEDAVRVAGRPCRPDPALYQISARIVCVTSPAPNGTAGPVQVAIRSRPPGISSQRFTYQDPVLLSLSPRRGPQAGGTQLTIHGQHLQTGGNVSAFVGGQPCPIQEPVCPNAIVCHTMPQAAPGEVVVRVVFGHAQRTLPGSPFLYTPDPQLLAAEPSTSFWGGGRLIRVRGTGLDVVQRPLLSVKLEAAAGQAGGPLARPPDPRPLSCGVAAAAPQACIQLAEGWLQCSTVCAVNSSSLLLCLSPAVPDGARPHQVFFHLDNVRVDFARASGGQDFRYQPNPRLAPLSRDGAAGPYRLKPGHVLDVEGEGLNLGISKEEVRVRIGAGECLVKTLTLTHLYCEPPPRAPRPANGSSTLPQFVVQMGNVRLALGPVQYEAEPALAAFPVGAQVGLGIGAAVLIAAVLLLTLMYRHKSKQALRDYQKVLVQLENLEVGVGDQCRKEFTDLMTEMTDLSSDLEASGIPFLDYRTYAERVFFPGHRGRPLQPPPDGPEEEGRRATVRQGLTQLSNLLNSKLFLLTLIRTLEGQPSFSQRDRCHVASLLSLALHGKLEYLTDILQTLLSDLAAHCVDKNPKLMLRRTETMAEKLLTNWLAICLYTFLREVAGEPLYMLFRAIKYQVDKGPVDAVTGKAKRTLNDSRLLREDVEFRPLTLMVLVGPGPGGAAGGSGEQRVPARVLDTDTITQVKEKVLDQVYKGTPFSQRPSVQALDLEWRSGLAGHLTLSDEDLTSVTQSHWKRLNTLQHYKVPDGATVGLIPQLHNGGAVSQSRAQSCPSGENIPMLEDGDEGGVRLWHLVKATEEPEGAKPRRSSLRERERARAKAIPEIYLTRLLSMKGTLQKFVDDTFQAILSVNRPVPIAVKYLFDFLDELALKHGIEDAETLHIWKTNSLLLRFWVNTLKNPQFIFDVRLSDNVDAILAVIAQTFIDSCTISEHKVGRDSPVNKLLYAREIPRYKQMVEKYYADIRQSSPTSYQEMNSALAELSGNYTSAPHCLEALQELYTHIHRSSVPWRVTPSVRRCSWPAACSSLPPWWRTKSPTCELRPAQEQRQDPPMSCLTSPGWSPGLRGWQSGGQGAQPGAVPSSGLPGATAALQSALHAPPLAHF from the exons ATGGCTGCCCGCCtcccgctgctgctgctgtcccTGCTGCCACCgccgcccccagccctggcccgcCGCTTCTCCGCACCCAACACCACCTTCAACCGCCTGGCGCTGGCGCCAGGCCCCGGCTCGCTCTACGTGGGCGCCGTGAACCGCCTCTTCCAGCTCAGCCCCGAGCTGCAGCTGCAGGCCGTGGCCGTCACCGGCCCCGTGCTCGACAGCCCCGACTGCGTGCCTTTCCGCGACCCGGCCGAGTGCCCGCACGCCCGGCTCATGGACAACGCCAACCAGCTGCTGCTGGTGAGCGGCGGCACCCGCGAGCTGGTGGCCTGCGGGCAGGTGCGGCAGGGGGTGTGCGAGAAGCGGCGCCTGGAGGACGTGGCCGAGGTGCTGTACCAGGCCGAGGACCCCGGCGACGGGCAGTTCGTGGCCGCCAACGTCCCGGGAGTGGCCACGGTGGGCCTGGTGGTGCCCGGGCCCGGGCGAGACCTCCTGCTGGTGGCCCGGGGCCTGGCGGGCAAACTGTCGGGAGGGGTCCCTCCCCTGGCCGTGCGCCAGCTGGCCGGCCCGCAGCCCTTCTCCAGCGAGGGCCTGGGCCGCCTCGTGGTGGGCGACTTCGCCGACTACAACAACAGCTACGTGGGCGCCTTTGCCACGGCCCGCTCCGCCTACTTCGTCTTCCGCCGCCGCGGGGCCCGGGCGCAGACCGAGTACCGCTCCTACGTGGCCCGCGTCTGTCTGGGCGATGCCAACCTGTACTCCTACGTGGAGGTGCCCCTGGCTTGCCGGGGACAGGGCCTCATCCAGGCTGCCTTCCTCGGGCCGGGCGCCCTGCTGGGGGCGTTTGCCGCGGGCCCCGGGGAGGCGCGGGCGGCCCTGTGCGCCTTTCCGCTGGCAGAGCTGGACGGCAGCATGGAGCAGGCCCGGCGGCTCTGCTACACGGCTGGTGGCCGGGGCCCCAGCGGCGCGGAGGAAGCCACCGTGGAGTACGGCGTCACATCCCGCTGCGTCACCCTGCCCCCT gaCTCCCCAGAGTCGTACCCCTGCGGTGACGAGCACACACCCAGCCCCATAGCTGGCCGCCGGCCCCTGGAGGCCGAGCCCCTGCTGTGGCTCCGGCAGCCCATCAGCGCGGTGGCGGCCCTCCAGGCGGACGGGCACACGCTGGCCTTCCTGGGGGACACCCAGGGCCAGCTGCATAAG GTCTTTCTCAACGGCTCGCGGGGCCAGGTGTACCACTCGCAGCAAGTGGGGCCCGCAGGCTCGGCCATCAGCGCCGACCTGCTGGTGGACGGCGGCGGCGGCCACCTCTACGTCCTCACGGCCCAGCAG GTGGCCCGGGTGCCCGTGGCGGCCTGCCCCCAGTTCCCCGACTGCGCCAGCTGCCTGCAGGCCCGGGACCCGCTGTGTGGCTGGTGTGTCCTCCAGGGCCG GTGTACCCGGAAGGGCCAGTGCGAGCGGGCGGCCCAGCCAGCCCAGTGGCTGTGGAGCTATGGGGGGGACAGCCGCTGCCTGCACATCCAGACCCTGCAGCCGGCCCACCACCCCCGCCAGGAGCAGGGCGAG GTCACCCTGTCTGTCCCTCGGCTGCCTTCCCTGGCCCTGGATGAGTACTTCCACTGTGCCTTTGGGGACTACGAGAGCTTGGCTCAAGTGGAAGGGCCCCAAGTGGCCTGTGTCACCCCTCCCCATGACCAAGTGCCACCCAACCCTCCAGGCACAG ATCACGTCACCGTGCCCCTGACCCTGATGTTCGAGGACGTGGCCGTGGCGACGGCCAACTTCTCCTTCTACGACTGCGGCGCCGTCCAGGCTTTGGACGTGGCGGCCCC gTGCCGCGCTTGTGTGGGCAGCCTCTGGCGGTGCCACTGGTGCCCCCAAAGCAGTCAGTGCGTGCATGGGGGACACTGTCCAGAGGGCGAGAGGACCGTCTACAGCACCCAGGAG GTGGACACCCAGCTGCGTGGCCCAGAGGCTTGCCCGCGGGTCGAGGGCCTGGCGGGTCCCGCCCTGGTGCCCGTGGGCTGGGAGAGCCGGCTGGCCCTGCGCGTGCAGAACCTGCAGCACTTCCTG GGCCGGCCTGCCCCCTACCACTGCTGGCTGGAGCTGCCGGGAAAGCCGCAAAAGCTGCCCGCCGTCCTGGAGGAGAGCGCTGGGGACGCGGGCCTCATCCACTGCGAGGCCCGGCAG TTCCGCCCCTCCACGTCCCAGCGGGAGCTCCCCGTGCCCATCTACGTCACCCGGGGCGAGGTCCAGCGGCTGGACAATGCGGCCCCTCTCCGCG TGACCCTGTACGACTGCGCAGTGGGCCACCCCGACTGCAGCCACTGTCAGGCAGCCAACGGGAGCCTGGGCTGTGTGTGGTGCAGCCATGGCCAGCCGGCCTGCCGCTACGGGCCCCTGTGCCCGCCTGGGGCTGCCGAGCCCGTGTGCCCCACGCCCAGCATCCACTCG ATTGAGCCCCTGACCGGCCCCCCCGAGGGGGGCCTGGCCCTCACCATCCTGGGCTCCAATCTCGGCCGGGACTTTGCCGACGTAGAGGACGCCGTGCGCGTGGCCGGCCGGCCCTGCCGCCCCGACCCAGCTCTCTACCAGATCTCGGCTCG GATTGTGTGTGTGACGTCGCCCGCCCCCAATGGCACCGCTGGGCCGGTCCAGGTGGCCATTAGGAGTCGGCCACCAGGCATCTCCAGCCAGCGCTTCACCTACCAG GATCCCGTCCTTCTGAGCCTGAGTCCCCGGCGCGGCCCCCAGGCGGGGGGCACCCAGCTCACCATCCATGGGCAGCACCTGCAGACAGGAGGCAACGTCAGTGCCTTCGTGGGGGGCCAGCCCTGTCCCAT CCAGGAGCCCGTGTGCCCCAATGCCATCGTGTGCCACACCATGCCCCAGGCAGCCCCAGGAGAGGTCGTCGTTCGCGTGGTCTTTGGCCACGCCCAGCGCACGCTGCCCGGCAGCCCCTTCCTCTATACCCCTGACCCCCAGCTCCTGGCGGCAGAGCCCAGCACCAGCTTCTGGGG GGGTGGGCGGCTGATCCGTGTCCGAGGGACGGGCCTGGACGTGGTGCAGCGGCCCCTGCTGTCGGTGAAGCTGGAGGCGGCGGCAGGGCAGGCTGGGGGGCCGCTGGCCCGGCCCCCGGACCCGAGGCCGCTGAGCTGTGGGGTCGCCGCTGCAGCCCCCCAGGCTTGCATCCAGCTTGCGGAGGGCTGGCTGCAG TGCTCCACCGTCTGCGCCGTGAACTCGTCCAGCCTCCTGCTGTGCCTGAGCCCCGCCGTGCCCGACGGGGCGCGCCCGCACCAGGTCTTCTTCCACCTGGACAACGTGCGGGTGGACTTCGCCCGCGCCAGCGGCGGCCAGGACTTCCGCTACCAGCCCAACCCCCGCCTGGCCCCGCTCAGCCGCGACGGGGCGGCCGGGCCCTACCGCCTCAAGCCGGGCCACGTGCTGGACGTGGAG GGCGAGGGCCTCAACCTGGGCATCAGCAAGGAGGAGGTGCGCGTGCGCATCGGGGCCGGGGAGTGCCTGGTGAAGACGCTCACGCTCACCCACCTGTACTGCGAGCCGCCCCCGCGGGCCCCGCGCCCGGCCAACGGCTCCAGCACCCTGCCGCAGTTCGTG GTGCAGATGGGCAACGTGCGCCTGGCCCTGGGCCCCGTGCAGTACGAGGCGGAGCCCGCGCTGGCCGCCTTCCCCGTGGGCGCTCAGGTGGGCCTGGGCATCGGCGCCGCTGTGCTGATCGCCGCCGTGCTCCTCCTCACGCTCATGTAcag GCACAAGAGCAAGCAAGCCCTACGCGACTACCAGAAGGTTCTGGTGCAGCTGGAGAACCTGGAGGTCGGCGTGGGCGACCAGTGCCGCAAGGAGTTCACAG ACCTGATGACGGAGATGACGGACCTCAGCAGTGATCTGGAGGCCAGCGGGATCCCCTTCCTGGACTACCGCACGTACGCGGAGCGTGTCTTCTTCCCGGGCCACCGCGGGCGCCCGCTGCAGCCGCCTCCCGATGGCCCCGAGGAGGAGGGCCGCCGCGCCACCGTGCGCCAGGGCCTCACGCAGCTCTCCAACCTTCTCAACAGCAAGCTCTTCCTCCTCACG CTCATCCGTACCCTGGAGGGGCAGCCCAGCTTCTCACAGCGGGACCGCTGCCACGTGGCCTCGCTGCTGTCCCTGGCGCTACACGGCAAGCTTGAGTACCTGACGGACATCCTGCAGACGCTGCTCAGCGACCTGGCCGCCCACTGTGTGGACAAGAACCCCAAGCTCATGCTGCGCAG GACCGAGACCATGGCGGAGAAGCTGCTCACCAACTGGCTAGCCATCTGTCTCTACACGTTCCTGAGG GAAGTGGCTGGGGAGCCGCTGTACATGCTCTTCCGGGCCATCAAGTACCAGGTGGACAAGGGCCCTGTGGACGCGGTGACGGGCAAGGCCAAGCGGACCCTGAACGACAGCCGCCTGCTGCGGGAGGACGTGGAGTTCCGGCCGCTGACGCTGATGGTGCTGGTGGGCCCTGGCCCgggcggggccgcggggggcAGCGGGGAGCAGCGCGTGCCGGCCCGCGTGCTCGACACGGACACCATCACTCAGGTCAAGGAGAAGGTGTTGGACCAGGTCTACAAGGGCACGCCCTTCTCCCAGAGGCCCTCGGTGCAGGCCCTAGATCTGG AGTGGCGCTCGGGCCTGGCCGGTCACCTGACCCTGTCGGATGAGGATCTGACCTCGGTGACGCAGAGCCACTGGAAGAGGCTTAACACCCTGCAGCACTACAAG GTCCCAGATGGCGCGACAGTGGGGCTCATCCCCCAGCTGCACAACGGGGGCGCCGTCTCCCAGAGTCGGGCCCAGAGCTGCCCCTCCGGGGAGA ATATCCCCATGCTCGAGGACGGCGACGAGGGCGGGGTGCGCCTCTGGCATCTGGTGAAGGCCACCGAGGAGCCAGAAGGGGCCAAGCCACGGCGCAGCAGCCTGCGGGAGCGGGAGCGGGCACGGGCCAAGGCCATCCCGGAAATCTACCTCACCCGCCTGCTCTCCATGAAG GGCACGCTGCAGAAGTTCGTGGACGACACGTTCCAGGCCATCCTGAGCGTGAACCGCCCGGTGCCCATCGCGGTCAAGTACCTGTTCGACTTCCTGGATGAGCTGGCGCTGAAGCACGGCATCGAGGATGCGGAGACCCTGCACATCTGGAAGACCAACAG CCTGCTGCTGCGGTTCTGGGTGAACACCCTGAAGAACCCCCAGTTCATCTTCGACGTGCGGCTGTCAGACAACGTGGACGCCATCCTCGCCGTCATCGCGCAGACCTTCATCGACTCCTGCACCATCTCCGAGCACAAAGTGGGCCGG GACTCCCCCGTGAACAAACTGCTCTACGCCCGCGAGATCCCTCGCTACAAGCAGATGGTGGAGAA ATACTACGCCGACATTCGCCAGAGCTCCCCCACCAGCTACCAGGAGATGAACTCGGCCCTGGCCGAGCTGTCTGGG AACTACACTTCTGCCCCCCACTGCCTGGAGGCCCTGCAGGAGCTCTACACCCACATCCACAG ATCATCAGTGCCCTGGAGAGTGACCCCGTCAGTCAGAAGATGCAGCTGGCCTGCCGCCTGCAGCAGCTTGCCGCCCTGGTGGAGAACAAAGTCACCGACCTGTGAGCTCCGGCCAGCTCAGGAGCAGCGGCAGGACCCCCCGATGTCGTGCCTGACGAGCCCCGGATGGAGCCCAGGACTGAGGGGCTGGCAgagcggggggcagggggcgcaGCCAGGCGCGGTGCCCAGCAGTGGGCTCCCCGGAGCCACCGCCGCCCTCCAGTCCGCCCTGCATGCCCCTCCCTTGGCTCACTTCTAA